One window of the Pseudofrankia sp. DC12 genome contains the following:
- a CDS encoding nucleotidyl transferase AbiEii/AbiGii toxin family protein yields the protein MTPTRPTRATADGRAYLDLQNAARRGGRDTAEYLALYALEGFLARLAASRYAQDLVLKGGVLLAAYAARRPTRDIDLQANRLSNEVDEIVTVAREIAAQPRDDGLAYDLATITGRDIRDEDQYAGVRVSITAHLASADIPFHLDVNFGDPIWPNPVTIALPLLLGGHMTVLGYPAHMILAEKIATALERGTVNTRWRDFVDIATITTHTTIIGTDLAQALQIVADHRRLTLTPLAPLLAGFGAYAQPKWRAWRRRQRLEATTPELFDDLVTTCCALADPIIRGEATHHLWRDGAWQPA from the coding sequence ATGACCCCGACCCGCCCCACCCGGGCCACCGCCGACGGCCGCGCCTACCTGGACCTGCAGAACGCCGCCCGCCGCGGCGGCCGCGACACCGCCGAGTACCTCGCCCTCTACGCACTCGAAGGCTTCCTCGCCCGGCTCGCCGCGTCCCGCTACGCCCAGGACCTCGTCCTCAAAGGCGGAGTCCTGCTCGCCGCCTACGCCGCCCGCCGACCGACCCGCGACATCGACCTACAAGCCAACCGGCTGTCCAACGAGGTCGATGAGATCGTGACAGTCGCCCGCGAAATCGCCGCGCAGCCCCGCGACGACGGCCTCGCATACGACCTCGCCACGATCACCGGACGCGACATCCGCGACGAGGACCAGTACGCCGGCGTCCGCGTCTCGATCACCGCCCACCTCGCGTCCGCGGACATCCCGTTCCACCTGGACGTCAACTTCGGCGACCCGATCTGGCCCAACCCGGTCACCATCGCCTTACCACTCCTGCTCGGCGGCCACATGACCGTCCTCGGCTACCCGGCACACATGATCCTCGCCGAGAAGATCGCCACCGCCCTCGAACGCGGCACCGTCAACACCCGCTGGCGCGACTTCGTCGACATCGCCACCATCACCACCCACACCACGATCATCGGGACCGACCTCGCCCAGGCCCTCCAGATCGTCGCCGACCACCGCCGCCTCACCCTCACCCCGCTGGCCCCGCTGCTCGCTGGCTTCGGCGCCTACGCCCAGCCGAAATGGCGAGCCTGGCGACGCCGCCAGCGACTCGAAGCCACCACCCCAGAACTCTTCGACGACCTTGTCACCACCTGCTGCGCACTCGCCGACCCCATCATCCGCGGCGAAGCCACCCACCACCTCTGGCGCGACGGCGCCTGGCAACCAGCCTGA
- a CDS encoding nucleotidyl transferase AbiEii/AbiGii toxin family protein yields MDEGHERITRVALAAGGPFGLALAGGYAVAAHGIGSRPSGDVDLFTSWRQRDRFPDLVTAVITALEEAGYGTSVAMRGETFVRLMVTDPVDDRAEKVEISADWRAHDPIQLDIGPVLHADDAVANKMCALFGRAMPRDFLDVDAAITSGRYTREHLLHLAAQTDPGFDRQLFADALGALTQITDTAFAEYDFKPDAVAELRRRFAEWRQLLLADRPQ; encoded by the coding sequence ATGGACGAAGGCCACGAGCGCATAACCCGGGTCGCCCTCGCCGCCGGCGGCCCGTTCGGGCTCGCTCTCGCGGGTGGCTATGCCGTCGCGGCACACGGCATCGGCAGCCGCCCGAGCGGTGACGTCGACCTGTTCACCAGCTGGCGGCAGCGTGACAGGTTCCCCGACCTGGTCACGGCCGTCATCACCGCGTTGGAAGAAGCCGGGTACGGGACGTCGGTTGCCATGCGTGGCGAGACATTCGTCCGTTTGATGGTGACCGACCCGGTCGACGACCGGGCGGAGAAGGTCGAGATCTCCGCGGACTGGCGCGCGCACGACCCGATCCAGCTCGACATCGGCCCGGTTCTACACGCCGACGACGCCGTCGCGAACAAGATGTGCGCCCTGTTCGGCCGGGCAATGCCACGTGACTTCCTCGACGTCGACGCCGCGATCACGAGCGGCCGGTACACCCGCGAGCACCTGCTCCACCTCGCCGCGCAGACCGACCCAGGGTTCGACCGCCAGCTGTTCGCCGACGCGCTCGGCGCGCTCACACAGATCACCGACACCGCCTTCGCCGAGTACGACTTCAAGCCAGACGCCGTCGCCGAACTGCGCCGACGTTTCGCCGAATGGCGCCAGCTTCTCCTGGCCGACCGGCCCCAGTGA
- a CDS encoding type IV toxin-antitoxin system AbiEi family antitoxin domain-containing protein, producing the protein MSLDALPAVFRLDQALAAGVSTRTLGRLRATGEVDQLGRGIYVKLGAVDPALAPLAGAAARQPRATLCLASALARHGLSDDIPASHDIALPRNVRPPAGFAHVTWHRFTPETFDIGRVALAVGGVDAAVYSPERTIVDVFRLSHLEGEDVAIEALKRWLRQPGNHPSALLTVAAHFPATIHRLRRTLEILV; encoded by the coding sequence GTGAGCCTCGACGCCCTGCCAGCCGTGTTCCGCCTCGACCAGGCCCTCGCGGCGGGCGTCTCCACGAGGACGCTCGGTCGCCTGCGTGCGACGGGTGAGGTCGACCAGCTCGGCCGAGGTATCTACGTCAAACTCGGAGCCGTCGACCCAGCACTGGCCCCGCTCGCGGGTGCGGCGGCCCGCCAACCGCGCGCCACGCTCTGCCTGGCCAGCGCGCTCGCGCGCCACGGGCTCAGCGACGACATACCCGCCTCCCATGACATCGCACTGCCCCGCAACGTGCGGCCACCCGCAGGCTTCGCGCACGTGACCTGGCACCGCTTCACCCCGGAGACCTTCGACATCGGCCGGGTAGCGCTTGCGGTTGGCGGGGTCGACGCGGCGGTCTACTCGCCCGAGCGGACGATCGTGGATGTCTTCCGCCTGAGCCATCTCGAAGGCGAGGACGTCGCGATCGAGGCACTCAAACGCTGGCTGCGTCAGCCCGGCAACCACCCGTCAGCCCTGCTGACTGTCGCCGCGCACTTCCCCGCCACCATCCACCGGCTGCGCCGGACCCTGGAGATCCTCGTATGA
- a CDS encoding PIN domain-containing protein yields the protein MFSALLDTCVLVPSRTRDVLLEIASTGAYRPLWSTEILTELDRTLRTLLGKRGTSPEEIGAYLTRLFRQMTTTFPDALVTDWEPLVPTVDLPDPDDRHVVAAAWAGRADVIVTNNLADFPASGLGRRRRDGRPAAVADRDPVPGVIRGHGHQAGVPPRPADRWFRARGRPGQVPRR from the coding sequence CCTCGTGCCCAGCAGGACACGTGACGTACTGCTCGAGATCGCGAGCACCGGCGCCTACCGGCCGCTGTGGTCCACGGAGATCCTCACCGAACTCGATCGGACACTGCGCACACTGCTGGGCAAGCGTGGAACCTCGCCGGAAGAAATCGGCGCCTACCTCACCCGCCTCTTCCGGCAGATGACGACCACCTTCCCGGACGCGCTTGTCACGGATTGGGAGCCGCTCGTACCCACCGTCGACCTGCCCGACCCCGACGACCGGCATGTGGTCGCCGCAGCCTGGGCAGGCCGCGCCGACGTGATCGTCACCAACAACCTCGCCGACTTCCCGGCCAGCGGGCTAGGACGTCGCCGACGTGACGGCCGTCCTGCGGCAGTTGCCGACCGCGACCCGGTTCCTGGAGTCATACGGGGACATGGACACCAAGCTGGCGTTCCGCCCCGCCCCGCCGACCGCTGGTTCCGGGCCCGTGGGCGACCGGGTCAGGTCCCGCGCCGGTGA